Proteins co-encoded in one Leptospira stimsonii genomic window:
- a CDS encoding DUF1566 domain-containing protein: MFRPRFFIISFLFIIFCGTGKEPYNPAVPYSQAWKDTEILKCLLLQAPNCNGFSPGSDEVFFPEKISDTGQTLCYDTATNIPCSDATYPRQDSDFVNIPSARSYSGPTPHSVYTNDYTTLDTIRGLVWKTCAEGLSGPNCTIGSATSSSFSTAPSTCSALNSLNAGAGYAGIQTWRLPSIYELARFANAESPNGVDSVHFPGNPAMSFYSSTPYASNPSTTGWYVQMTAGFFNQLNFGTGPYAVRCVSGTPLQSPSLTNNGNGTVNDNRTGLIWQTSGSSIGTWQQALTGCASLSLAGLSWRLPNATELHSIVDYSGSTPAINATFFPGAVSQYHWTSTTDRSNVTYALALFFTNGLIGGNGKAASWYFRCVSGP; encoded by the coding sequence ATGTTCCGGCCCCGCTTCTTTATAATTTCATTTCTCTTTATTATCTTTTGCGGCACGGGAAAGGAACCTTATAATCCCGCCGTTCCATATTCTCAAGCTTGGAAGGACACGGAGATTCTAAAGTGTCTTCTTTTGCAAGCTCCGAATTGTAACGGATTCTCACCCGGCTCCGATGAAGTTTTTTTCCCAGAGAAGATTTCGGATACCGGACAAACGCTTTGTTATGATACGGCGACCAACATTCCTTGTTCGGATGCGACCTATCCAAGACAGGATTCGGACTTCGTAAATATTCCTTCCGCGAGAAGTTATTCCGGGCCGACCCCACATTCGGTTTATACGAATGATTATACGACATTGGATACGATTCGCGGGTTAGTCTGGAAGACCTGTGCGGAAGGTCTGAGCGGTCCGAATTGTACGATCGGTTCCGCGACTTCGAGTTCTTTCTCTACAGCTCCTTCTACTTGTTCCGCCTTGAATTCACTCAATGCGGGCGCCGGTTATGCCGGGATTCAAACTTGGAGGCTTCCTTCGATCTACGAACTTGCTCGTTTTGCAAACGCGGAAAGTCCGAACGGCGTGGATTCCGTTCATTTTCCGGGAAACCCTGCTATGAGTTTTTATTCTTCCACTCCCTATGCATCCAATCCCTCGACGACGGGATGGTATGTTCAGATGACGGCCGGTTTTTTTAATCAGCTAAATTTTGGAACGGGTCCTTACGCCGTTCGCTGTGTTTCGGGAACGCCCCTTCAATCTCCTTCCCTTACAAATAACGGAAACGGAACCGTTAACGACAATAGAACTGGTTTGATATGGCAGACATCCGGTAGTAGCATCGGAACCTGGCAACAAGCTCTGACCGGTTGCGCCTCTCTTTCTCTTGCGGGTTTGAGTTGGAGACTTCCGAACGCAACGGAATTGCATAGTATCGTAGACTACTCGGGTTCGACTCCTGCCATCAACGCTACTTTTTTCCCCGGAGCCGTTTCTCAATATCATTGGACTTCAACCACGGATCGTTCCAATGTTACCTACGCGCTGGCGTTGTTTTTTACGAACGGACTGATCGGCGGAAATGGAAAAGCGGCGAGCTGGTATTTTCGGTGCGTATCCGGACCTTAA
- a CDS encoding DUF2079 domain-containing protein, whose translation MSSYIFLYPFFLFYLPVQYWLGSRGIAGNFLLATLLFGAFFFWILQKKKYDLYKPIPSHFWILYWSLIVFVEGIHYTENALNSFLLGDLDYTAQARMMSTLFKGRIFETQYYGWNENANFLSHHLSPSILLLSPFPILFGSELGFGIGVFFFSAITLPLLFLYLKESAISEELSVVAVLLWTGSSSFYRLGHSLHFEILIPVLFLLLLIGIKKRNPFVWIPSLILFLGIKEDLSIYLAGLSFFQIFTDKERKREWVCIFLSSLFYFGILQPYFRSFAGNSAERNWKEYWGGEEVNPVNSAFHYIQNPESIRQYAKGLRDLSFEWGLWNLISGWILLPFLGLYSLFRLSIHPWVREMYSYYIYPLIPFLIVILKNGAEKIQGWIAREEKLRLFPFSKEKKILILLVLTFFFSVYRNGRDGQYPIRLEPNQEKAKELRTLLKTIPWGEVVSAGFHLSPYVSIQNEVYPIRENRDFKKWIVLDLEYNSPYLSSDRIQGRIRKEIEEKKIEIVSQTKNFVLYKNR comes from the coding sequence ATGTCTTCTTACATTTTTTTGTATCCTTTTTTTCTATTCTATCTTCCCGTTCAGTATTGGTTGGGAAGCCGTGGAATCGCCGGTAATTTTTTACTTGCGACCTTGCTCTTTGGAGCCTTTTTCTTTTGGATTCTTCAAAAGAAAAAATACGATCTTTACAAGCCCATTCCCTCTCACTTCTGGATTTTATACTGGTCGTTGATCGTATTTGTGGAAGGAATTCATTATACGGAAAATGCGTTGAACTCTTTTTTGCTCGGAGACCTGGACTATACCGCTCAAGCAAGAATGATGTCGACCCTATTCAAAGGAAGGATATTTGAAACTCAATATTACGGATGGAATGAGAATGCGAATTTCCTTTCCCACCACTTGTCTCCGTCCATTCTTCTTTTGTCTCCGTTTCCGATTTTGTTCGGATCGGAATTAGGATTTGGAATCGGAGTTTTTTTCTTCAGTGCGATCACACTTCCCCTACTCTTCCTCTATCTCAAAGAATCAGCGATCTCCGAAGAACTCTCCGTCGTAGCGGTTCTACTCTGGACCGGATCCTCGAGCTTCTACCGCTTGGGACATTCTCTTCACTTTGAAATTTTGATTCCGGTCTTATTTCTTTTGCTTTTGATAGGAATTAAAAAAAGAAACCCCTTCGTTTGGATACCGTCTCTCATACTTTTTTTAGGAATCAAAGAGGACCTTTCGATTTATTTGGCAGGTCTTTCTTTTTTTCAGATCTTCACGGATAAGGAAAGAAAAAGAGAATGGGTTTGTATCTTTCTATCGAGCCTCTTTTATTTCGGGATTCTCCAACCGTATTTCCGTTCTTTTGCGGGAAATTCCGCAGAACGAAACTGGAAAGAATACTGGGGAGGCGAGGAAGTAAATCCGGTGAATTCAGCTTTTCACTATATTCAAAATCCGGAAAGTATCAGACAATACGCAAAAGGTCTTCGGGATTTAAGTTTCGAATGGGGTCTATGGAATTTAATCTCCGGATGGATTCTTTTGCCGTTCCTCGGTTTGTATTCCCTCTTTCGACTCTCGATTCATCCTTGGGTCCGAGAAATGTACAGCTACTATATCTATCCATTGATCCCGTTCCTCATCGTAATTCTAAAGAACGGCGCGGAAAAAATTCAAGGCTGGATCGCAAGGGAAGAAAAGTTACGTCTCTTCCCTTTTTCGAAAGAGAAAAAAATTCTGATCCTCCTCGTTTTGACTTTTTTCTTTTCCGTTTATAGAAACGGAAGGGACGGACAGTATCCGATCCGACTCGAACCGAATCAAGAAAAAGCAAAGGAATTAAGAACCCTATTAAAAACGATCCCGTGGGGAGAGGTTGTTTCCGCAGGTTTTCACCTATCTCCGTATGTTTCCATTCAAAACGAAGTGTATCCGATCCGAGAGAATCGAGATTTCAAAAAATGGATCGTTCTTGATCTCGAGTACAATTCTCCTTATCTTTCTTCGGATAGAATTCAAGGAAGAATTCGAAAGGAAATCGAAGAGAAAAAAATCGAAATCGTATCGCAAACAAAAAACTTTGTCTTATATAAAAATCGATAA
- a CDS encoding CocE/NonD family hydrolase yields MRIGFRITSVLKAGSVFFLLTFLMNCGSESADSSQKNRAVLAALIPGATTALLNGTSAPSHFQQGITSSQVDSAFQAENDGSFTFNDSIVIRSADGTSLAANLFQPKNLVSGQKYPTVIFVNSWALNEYEYLVPAAKLAKKGYIVLSYSTRGFGISSGLINTAGVKDRQDLSAVIDWLQTNTQVDSSNIGISGISYGAGISLLGVSSEPRIKTAVAMSGWGDLKRSLYGNDTPRLVWGLILIGAGYFTGRMDPVIAENFGKLLSHTDIAGVTTWAAERSPASFVSQLNASGKPVYISSNFEDFLFNPNQMLDYYASLTVPKKLDMNEGIHATAEIGGILGLSNPIWDNAYAWFDYWLKGINNGIMTKPQVSFQKRFNGPRVTLPSWPSSTVSEKTYYLKPRTLFTDGKISSTQNTNNQNTGILSGADTIATTGIPLISDILASHLEVPVTASLDWLSRINGIVYESDSLASVLKIRGKIIWKGQVSSSLGKANVNVYFYDVGSNGVGKLITHGTASVYVSAFETSDLTIDLNAVAYDVPAGNRIAIALDTFDPQYAVPTALVYGLDVKHNPSNQSTLSIQAE; encoded by the coding sequence ATGAGAATTGGATTTCGAATAACAAGTGTGTTAAAAGCAGGAAGTGTTTTCTTTCTGCTAACTTTCTTAATGAACTGCGGTAGCGAATCCGCTGACTCGTCGCAAAAGAATCGAGCGGTCTTAGCGGCGTTGATCCCCGGCGCGACAACGGCTCTTTTAAACGGAACTTCGGCACCGAGCCACTTTCAGCAAGGGATCACTTCTTCCCAGGTGGATTCGGCATTTCAAGCGGAGAACGACGGGAGTTTTACTTTTAACGATTCCATCGTGATTCGTTCTGCAGACGGAACTTCTCTCGCGGCAAATCTCTTTCAACCGAAGAATCTTGTATCCGGACAAAAATACCCGACCGTGATTTTTGTAAACAGTTGGGCCTTGAACGAATATGAATATCTCGTCCCCGCCGCAAAACTCGCAAAAAAAGGATACATCGTGTTGAGCTACAGCACTCGGGGGTTCGGGATATCGAGTGGTCTGATCAATACCGCAGGCGTAAAGGATCGTCAGGATTTATCCGCGGTGATCGATTGGCTTCAAACAAACACACAAGTAGATTCTTCTAATATTGGAATATCAGGAATTTCTTATGGAGCTGGAATTTCATTGTTAGGCGTAAGCTCGGAGCCGAGAATCAAAACCGCGGTAGCGATGAGCGGATGGGGAGATCTCAAACGATCGCTTTACGGAAACGACACACCTCGTTTAGTCTGGGGTCTGATTTTGATCGGTGCCGGTTATTTTACGGGAAGAATGGATCCTGTGATCGCCGAGAACTTTGGGAAACTTCTCTCCCATACGGATATCGCCGGCGTTACTACATGGGCGGCGGAACGTTCTCCTGCGAGTTTTGTTTCTCAACTCAACGCCTCCGGTAAACCGGTTTATATATCGAGCAACTTCGAAGACTTCTTATTCAATCCGAATCAGATGCTCGACTACTATGCTTCTTTGACCGTTCCCAAAAAATTGGATATGAACGAAGGCATTCACGCGACTGCGGAGATCGGCGGCATTCTCGGTCTTTCCAATCCGATCTGGGACAACGCTTACGCTTGGTTCGATTACTGGTTGAAAGGAATCAACAACGGAATCATGACGAAACCTCAAGTCTCCTTTCAAAAAAGATTCAACGGACCGAGGGTGACACTTCCTTCCTGGCCTTCTTCAACCGTCTCGGAAAAAACTTATTACTTAAAACCGAGAACTCTGTTTACAGACGGAAAAATTTCCTCTACGCAAAATACGAACAATCAGAATACGGGAATTCTCTCCGGAGCGGATACGATCGCGACCACCGGGATTCCTTTGATTTCCGATATTCTTGCTTCACATCTCGAGGTTCCCGTTACGGCGTCTTTGGATTGGTTGAGCAGAATCAATGGGATCGTCTACGAATCGGATTCTCTTGCCTCCGTCCTGAAAATCAGAGGTAAAATTATCTGGAAGGGTCAGGTTTCTTCTTCATTAGGAAAAGCGAATGTGAATGTTTACTTTTACGATGTAGGAAGTAACGGAGTGGGGAAGTTGATTACTCACGGGACCGCTTCCGTCTATGTTTCCGCGTTTGAAACATCGGATCTCACAATCGACCTGAATGCGGTCGCTTATGACGTTCCGGCGGGAAATAGAATTGCGATCGCTCTGGATACTTTTGATCCTCAATACGCGGTTCCTACCGCGTTGGTCTATGGATTGGATGTAAAGCACAACCCGAGCAATCAATCGACGCTCTCGATCCAAGCGGAATGA
- a CDS encoding PAS domain S-box protein, producing the protein METLDSHLLNSEFFRQIFETSRDGIAIANLDGVFLEANPAFLSLTGYSLEELRSITLWSLTPDHWIANEKRIFEEYLLPTGYSQEIEKEYIRKDGSIVPICVKAHVIQDDSKNPIAIWGIVRDISEQKRNENVQQKLYQEAKEGWDALKSIFLLNPLPMALTEIQTGKILEANQKFAEQIESTIEGIIGKTTLELGLWFSEEARTTILLNMKRDGFVDGIEMPFRTVTGKEFWGLFSAKAIEYKGETALLSITVPMTDRIKEEKEKQKLLDEVREKEEILNQIFLLNPSSITLSKLNGSYLFVNDLFLEYLGKKREEVIGHNPIELGVYYDSSDRERIRMALEKDGVVRNLEVKMQTPDGNLKTILFSARILESFGEKKILAIGHDISEIKAYAKDLESLAEELERRKRTFQKLFQLIPSSLVLTDWENRRIIDINERFLEMVKLDRSDVVGKTTPEIKVWDNAANFRNEVYEALSEHGEVKNLESTFTASDGTEIPILYSARITDLDGKKHVISLSTDITEKKKADEERKALDEELMLSKDLFEKLFQLNPAAVSLSELETGIYRQINQSYCDLIGYTREQILGKSSLDLGIWRTSFDRAALIKQLQEKGGTGPIEAVIQSSDGTLKHVLSGNRVFQWNGKPMLLALLIDVTDKRKMESERDEYFAKMQESKDLFEMVFEMNPDTITLSDLFTGKYIKVNEHFSEMLQYRKEETRGKSAVELGIWSDLKEREAVVQKLEIEGLVRDYEVRFRKKDGKLVDTLFSARVVNLGNTPTVIAITRDITQIKNATREKEEQAKQIALHAQALMEMATDSEFAFGNLEMGARKIAIMAAEVLNCDRATIWIFDSDDLSSWTVVAGWDRRDQRFIEKIRMDLTLYPHYSESILKDRFVDATDAVNDPRTFDLSKDYFIPLGIVSLLEVPFFLRGKIKGIVCLGHRGELRKWKGHEKQFVFTIAEQVTQLLLNAERKEAKEELEKAVLVRTSELAQALENLQKTQEQLILSEKMAALGQLVAGIAHEINNPLGAISALSGELKAYLNSSADRMEQLGPQLSLVSADFVQGLSEMIRKGIESKENILSRENRREVLHSLRAQLKALGFENGHDIADRLLDNGIPQALQEFPILFQNPIHYPLVKFALEEVQTYKNILSIRLAVDRTSKIVYALKNYAHIDADEARGKVLIDLAENIETVLTIYNNKIKSGVELELDFPTRPMIQAYPDDLVQVWTNLIYNSLQAMKFKGKIKISISESDKEVSVSVEDNGPGIPPEMKEKIFDPFFTTKGPGEGSGLGLDISRRIVKKHEGRIELHSKPGKTIFHIILPKG; encoded by the coding sequence ATGGAAACCCTAGACTCTCACCTTTTGAATTCCGAGTTCTTTCGGCAAATCTTTGAAACGAGTAGAGATGGAATCGCCATTGCAAATCTGGACGGCGTCTTTTTGGAAGCAAACCCGGCCTTTCTTTCTCTCACTGGTTATTCTTTAGAAGAACTTCGGAGCATCACACTCTGGTCCCTCACGCCCGATCACTGGATCGCAAACGAAAAAAGAATTTTCGAAGAATACCTTCTTCCCACCGGTTATTCCCAAGAAATAGAAAAGGAATACATTCGAAAGGATGGAAGTATCGTTCCCATCTGCGTGAAGGCTCACGTCATTCAGGATGATTCTAAAAATCCGATCGCGATCTGGGGAATCGTAAGAGATATTTCCGAACAAAAAAGAAACGAAAACGTTCAACAAAAATTATACCAAGAGGCAAAGGAAGGTTGGGACGCGCTCAAAAGTATTTTTTTGCTCAATCCTCTGCCTATGGCCCTCACCGAAATCCAAACGGGAAAAATTTTGGAAGCGAATCAGAAATTCGCTGAACAGATAGAGTCTACGATCGAAGGGATCATCGGAAAAACAACCTTGGAATTGGGACTTTGGTTTTCGGAAGAAGCAAGAACCACGATTCTTTTGAACATGAAACGAGACGGGTTTGTGGACGGAATCGAAATGCCGTTTCGAACCGTGACCGGCAAGGAATTTTGGGGATTGTTTTCGGCGAAAGCGATCGAATACAAAGGTGAAACGGCGCTTCTTAGCATCACGGTTCCGATGACCGACCGAATCAAAGAGGAAAAGGAAAAACAAAAACTCTTAGACGAGGTCCGTGAAAAAGAGGAAATTCTCAATCAAATCTTTCTCTTAAATCCTTCCTCAATCACATTATCAAAATTGAATGGATCTTATCTCTTTGTAAACGATCTTTTCCTGGAATATCTCGGTAAAAAACGGGAAGAGGTGATCGGGCACAACCCTATTGAACTCGGAGTATATTACGACAGCTCGGATCGTGAAAGAATTCGGATGGCTTTGGAAAAGGACGGAGTCGTTCGGAATCTGGAAGTTAAAATGCAAACTCCGGACGGAAACTTAAAAACGATTCTTTTTTCGGCGAGAATCTTAGAATCTTTTGGAGAGAAAAAAATTCTCGCGATCGGTCACGATATTTCCGAGATCAAGGCATACGCCAAAGATTTAGAATCCCTTGCAGAGGAATTGGAACGACGCAAGAGAACATTTCAGAAACTCTTTCAACTCATTCCTTCCTCTCTCGTCCTGACCGATTGGGAAAATCGAAGGATCATCGATATCAACGAAAGATTTTTGGAAATGGTAAAGCTCGACCGGAGCGACGTGGTCGGAAAGACCACTCCCGAAATCAAAGTTTGGGATAACGCGGCCAATTTTCGAAACGAAGTCTACGAAGCGCTTTCTGAACACGGAGAAGTAAAAAATTTAGAATCTACCTTTACCGCGTCCGACGGAACCGAAATTCCGATTCTTTACTCCGCAAGAATCACGGACTTGGACGGAAAAAAACACGTTATTTCCCTTTCGACCGATATCACGGAAAAAAAGAAAGCGGATGAAGAGCGGAAAGCATTGGATGAAGAACTGATGCTGAGTAAGGATCTTTTTGAAAAGTTGTTTCAACTCAATCCTGCCGCAGTTTCTCTTTCCGAGCTTGAAACCGGAATCTATCGACAGATCAATCAATCTTATTGCGACCTAATCGGTTATACGAGGGAGCAAATCTTAGGGAAGTCCTCTCTCGATTTAGGAATCTGGAGGACTTCGTTTGATCGTGCCGCTCTCATCAAACAATTACAAGAGAAGGGCGGAACCGGTCCGATCGAGGCGGTCATTCAAAGTTCTGACGGAACGCTAAAACACGTGTTATCCGGAAATCGGGTCTTTCAGTGGAATGGAAAACCGATGTTGCTCGCACTTTTGATAGACGTTACTGATAAGAGAAAAATGGAATCGGAACGTGACGAATACTTTGCGAAGATGCAGGAAAGTAAGGACCTGTTCGAAATGGTCTTCGAGATGAATCCGGATACGATCACTCTGAGCGATCTTTTCACAGGCAAATACATTAAAGTAAACGAACATTTTTCTGAAATGCTTCAATATAGGAAGGAAGAAACAAGAGGAAAGAGCGCGGTCGAACTCGGAATTTGGAGCGATCTAAAAGAAAGAGAAGCGGTCGTTCAGAAATTGGAGATCGAGGGTCTCGTTAGAGACTACGAAGTAAGATTCCGAAAAAAAGACGGAAAGTTAGTCGACACTCTCTTTTCGGCGCGAGTCGTAAATTTGGGAAATACGCCCACCGTCATCGCGATCACTCGAGATATCACTCAGATCAAAAACGCGACGAGAGAAAAGGAAGAACAAGCCAAACAGATCGCATTACACGCGCAGGCGTTGATGGAGATGGCGACCGATTCCGAATTTGCTTTCGGAAATTTAGAGATGGGCGCGCGCAAGATCGCGATCATGGCCGCCGAAGTTTTAAATTGCGACAGAGCCACGATATGGATTTTTGATTCGGACGATCTCAGCTCATGGACCGTGGTCGCCGGTTGGGATCGACGAGATCAAAGATTCATCGAAAAAATTCGAATGGATCTGACGCTCTATCCACACTATTCTGAATCCATACTAAAGGATCGATTTGTGGACGCGACTGACGCCGTAAACGATCCGCGCACTTTCGATTTGTCGAAAGATTACTTCATTCCTCTCGGAATCGTATCTTTGTTGGAGGTCCCCTTTTTTCTTAGGGGTAAAATCAAAGGAATCGTCTGTTTGGGACACAGAGGCGAATTGAGAAAGTGGAAAGGTCACGAAAAACAATTCGTATTCACGATCGCGGAACAGGTCACACAACTCTTATTAAACGCAGAGAGAAAAGAAGCCAAAGAAGAATTGGAAAAAGCGGTCCTCGTTCGAACATCCGAATTGGCGCAGGCCTTGGAGAATCTCCAAAAAACCCAGGAACAACTGATTCTTTCCGAAAAGATGGCGGCCTTAGGCCAACTCGTCGCTGGAATCGCGCATGAGATCAACAATCCGTTAGGCGCCATTTCAGCGTTGAGCGGTGAATTGAAAGCCTATCTCAATTCTTCGGCGGATCGAATGGAACAACTCGGTCCGCAACTTTCTTTGGTAAGCGCGGACTTTGTACAAGGTCTTTCTGAAATGATACGAAAAGGAATTGAGAGTAAGGAAAATATTCTTTCCAGAGAAAATAGAAGGGAAGTCCTACATTCGCTTCGCGCACAACTCAAAGCACTCGGATTCGAAAACGGTCACGATATAGCGGATCGACTTTTGGACAACGGAATTCCCCAGGCACTACAAGAGTTTCCGATTCTATTTCAAAATCCGATCCATTATCCTCTCGTAAAGTTTGCCTTGGAAGAAGTTCAAACCTATAAGAATATTTTATCGATACGGTTGGCAGTGGATCGAACGTCAAAGATCGTTTACGCTCTAAAAAATTACGCTCATATCGATGCGGACGAAGCGAGAGGAAAGGTGTTGATCGATCTTGCCGAGAACATAGAAACCGTTCTAACGATTTATAATAATAAAATCAAAAGCGGCGTGGAATTGGAACTCGACTTTCCGACTCGACCGATGATCCAAGCCTACCCGGATGATCTGGTTCAAGTCTGGACCAATCTGATCTATAACTCACTTCAAGCGATGAAGTTCAAAGGAAAGATCAAAATATCCATATCGGAATCGGACAAGGAAGTGAGCGTTTCCGTCGAAGACAACGGCCCCGGGATTCCTCCCGAGATGAAGGAGAAAATTTTCGATCCGTTCTTCACCACAAAAGGGCCAGGAGAAGGAAGCGGATTGGGTTTGGATATCTCAAGAAGGATCGTAAAAAAACACGAAGGAAGAATCGAGCTCCATTCAAAACCGGGTAAAACTATCTTTCATATCATTCTTCCGAAAGGATAA
- a CDS encoding helix-turn-helix domain-containing protein — protein sequence MNLWNREGKNSGLRIRIPVLSPLVSSILTETVFFGAVFGLLIGLGALLRPNAGIQNRLVFLLNLCGSILFFYVYFLLKDIHFETRFLNYMYVPWSWFLGAGMYSLFSATVRDSYSWKKDRWMYVPGLVLTILIPFCSLIQPDWFGDRPEDFFHKKTTSLWDLLFLTGFFINLGYYAFIFWDTRSVFRISQLKKEPGGRLLLLVLGGGASVTILLLSAYLLRELDLLYASVVATTVYSVIAYLFHQRIPKLLGEIGPAVKEAYQNSRLESVDLTEVESLLHRLMNVEKIFLQEDLDLSTLAERLNLKPYQLTEFLNSRKGMNFSKFINSYRVQEAAEILKSEEGANILSVAYRSGFNSKATFNLAFKSVIGTSPRDYLRMARKIRSG from the coding sequence TTGAATTTGTGGAATCGCGAGGGAAAAAATTCTGGACTGAGAATTCGAATTCCGGTTCTATCTCCTCTCGTGTCCTCCATTCTAACAGAGACCGTCTTTTTTGGCGCCGTATTCGGTTTATTGATCGGATTGGGAGCGCTTCTTAGACCCAACGCGGGAATTCAAAATCGACTCGTTTTTCTTTTGAACTTATGCGGATCTATATTATTCTTTTATGTTTATTTCCTTCTAAAGGACATTCACTTCGAAACACGTTTTTTAAATTACATGTATGTACCTTGGTCTTGGTTTTTGGGGGCTGGAATGTACAGCCTTTTTTCGGCGACCGTTCGGGATTCTTATAGTTGGAAGAAGGACAGGTGGATGTATGTCCCCGGCCTGGTTCTTACGATCCTGATTCCTTTTTGTTCCTTGATTCAACCGGACTGGTTCGGGGATCGACCGGAAGATTTTTTTCATAAGAAAACTACGAGCCTATGGGATCTATTGTTTCTCACAGGATTTTTCATCAATTTAGGCTACTATGCGTTTATCTTTTGGGACACTCGTTCGGTGTTTCGCATTTCTCAATTGAAAAAAGAACCCGGAGGTCGTCTCCTTTTATTGGTGTTAGGCGGAGGCGCGAGCGTTACCATTCTTCTGCTTTCAGCCTATTTGTTAAGAGAACTGGATCTTCTCTACGCCTCCGTGGTAGCGACCACTGTTTATAGCGTAATCGCATATCTTTTCCATCAGAGAATTCCAAAGCTGTTGGGTGAGATCGGCCCTGCAGTGAAAGAAGCATATCAAAATTCCAGATTGGAAAGTGTAGACCTTACCGAGGTGGAATCTCTCTTACATCGGCTTATGAACGTTGAAAAAATATTCCTCCAGGAAGATTTGGATCTTTCCACGTTGGCCGAGCGGTTGAATCTAAAGCCCTATCAGTTAACGGAATTCTTAAATTCAAGAAAAGGAATGAACTTTTCCAAGTTTATCAATTCTTATCGGGTTCAGGAAGCCGCAGAAATTCTCAAATCGGAAGAAGGAGCCAATATCCTTTCGGTCGCGTATCGTTCCGGTTTTAATTCGAAGGCGACCTTCAATCTTGCGTTCAAATCCGTTATCGGGACATCGCCTCGGGATTATTTGAGAATGGCGAGAAAGATTCGATCCGGTTGA